From a region of the Lactuca sativa cultivar Salinas chromosome 4, Lsat_Salinas_v11, whole genome shotgun sequence genome:
- the LOC111899656 gene encoding lysine histidine transporter-like 8, which produces MADGFNQEEGDSENRIHIMNDEGQIVSKRMVENHFTIPEPDSEDGRSGINKQPEEWLPITQSRKGNSWTATFHLLCSGIGTQTLSLPLAFVYLGWFWGILCLCVAFVWQLYTIGLLVSLHESVPGTRYSRYLQLSIAAFGVKLGKVMAIFPVLYLAGGTCVMFIIAGGGTMKLFYQLMCDDCSSKHPLTTTEWFLVFICLTILLSLFCPNLHSVSLVSLFGAIMAVGYCTTLWVMMVAKGKVDGAVYDPSKVVASDAGRARSTLNALAIIALAFRGHNVVLEIQGTLPSTPNRSSAKSMLKGVRASYLIIAMCFFPVAIVGYWAFGNKIPVNGGMLTAISTNIHHNASKPVLGMIYVQVVLSCVSAFQIYSMVIYDNLEHAYVSRTSHECPKLVRMGIRIFFGGMTFFISVVFPFLPSLALLVGGFALHLTFGYPCLMWIVMKRQPTSIRWWFTLGLGCLGLGLSVLVIVSGVWNLVCRGLDANFFHPR; this is translated from the exons ATGGCAGATGGATTCAATCAAGAAGAAGGTGATTCAGAGAACAGGATTCATATAATGAATGATGAAGGCCAAATTGTAAGCAAGCGCATGGTGGAGAACCATTTCACAATTCCCGAACCAGATTCCGAGGATGGTCGGAGTGGAATCAACAAACAGCCAGAAGAATGGCTTCCCATCACTCAATCAAGAAAAGGGAATTCATGGACAGCCACTTTCCATTTGCTTTGCTCTGGAATCGGAACCCAAACACTCTCTCTCCCTCTCGCCTTCGTATACCTTGGCTG GTTTTGGGGGATTCTTTGTTTGTGTGTTGCATTTGTATGGCAGCTCTATACCATTGGTTTGCTAGTGAGCCTTCACGAATCCGTCCCTGGTACTCGTTATAGCAGATACCTTCAACTTTCGATAGCTGCCTTTG GTGTGAAACTGGgaaaagttatggccatttttcCAGTGTTGTATCTTGCAGGGGGTACATGTGTCATGTTCATAATCGCAGGGGGTGGAACCATGAAACTTTTCTATCAACTCATGTGCGACGACTGCTCTTCTAAGCATCCTTTAACAACCACAGAATGGTTCTTGGTTTTCATTTGTTTGACAATTCTTTTGTCCCTTTTTTGTCCGAACTTGCATTCTGTATCTCTAGTATCGTTATTTGGAGCAATCATGGCCGTTGGATATTGTACGACCTTATGGGTAATGATGGTTGCTAAAGGAAAGGTAGACGGCGCTGTTTATGATCCATCAAAAGTTGTGGCATCCGATGCTGGTCGAGCCCGAAGTACATTGAACGCACTTGCGATCATTGCCCTTGCATTTAGAGGCCATAATGTTGTGTTAGAGATACAG GGTACTCTTCCATCAACCCCAAATCGTTCATCCGCAAAGTCCATGTTGAAAGGAGTGAGAGCTTCGTATCTTATTATCGCAATGTGTTTCTTCCCCGTTGCAATTGTTGGATATTGGGCATTCGGAAACAAG ATTCCGGTGAATGGAGGAATGCTAACGGCAATCTCAACGAATATTCACCACAATGCATCAAAACCAGTGCTGGGTATGATATACGTGCAAGTTGTGTTGAGTTGTGTGTCTGCTTTTCAAATCTACAGCATGGTAATCTACGACAACTTGGAGCATGCTTACGTAAGCAGAACAAGCCATGAATGCCCAAAGTTGGTGCGAATGGGAATAAGGATTTTCTTTGGAGGTATGACCTTCTTTATATCGGTGGTGTTCCCATTCCTTCCAAGCTTGGCACTGTTGGTAGGAGGGTTTGCTTTGCATCTGACCTTCGGGTACCCATGTTTGATGTGGATTGTGATGAAGAGACAACCAACATCTATAAGGTGGTGGTTTACCCTTGGTCTTGGTTGTTTAGGTCTTGGGCTTAGTGTGTTGGTAATTGTTAGTGGAGTGTGGAACTTGGTTTGTAGAGGTTTAGATGCTAACTTCTTCCATCCACGTTGA